A segment of the Allosaccharopolyspora coralli genome:
CCCGGCGGCAGGTCGACCTGAGCACGAACTCCATCTGGTACTGGGGATTCCGTGCGGTCGCGGACACCGAACAGTTCCAGGACACGATGAGTCTCGTCTCGCCGCTGCTGGTGATCGCCGCGTTCGTGCTCGCGTGCGCGCTCGGCTGGCGCCGGATGCGCCAGACCGGCACGTACCCGTGGGTGGTGGTCTCCGCGGCGATGCTGTGCGGCTTCCTGCTGCTGCACAAGGTGCACTCACCGCAGTACACGTTGTGGCTGTTGCCGTTCTTCGTGCTGGTGTCGGTGCGGTGGGGCTGGATCGTCGCGTATCTGGTGGCCGACCTCGCGATGGGGATCAGCGTCTTCGTGTGGCTGCACCTGACCACGCTCGGCGAGGGCTACAGCATCTACGAGGGATTCACCGCGCAGGCGCTCATGATCGGCGTGTGGGGCCGGGCGGCACTGCTGATCGGACTGTTCGTCGCGTTCCTCGGCGCCCGCTCACCAGTGGACGACTCCCCACCGGAACCGACCACGAGCCGTCGACTCGACGCCGGGCGTTTGCGGTAACCGCCTACGCAGACCGGCAACCCGCGGGTTCTCAGCGCCCTCCTCGCGAGGACAGCGAGTTCGCTGCGTAGGTCGCTACTCGAGAAATCGATCCCGCAGCGAGGAGGGCGCTGAGGTTCCGCCACGCAACCACCCACGCAAATCAACCCGCACGCCCCTTCAGCCCGGGGAGGACGAAACGGTCGGGGGTGCCGTCGAACGGCCCTCCACAAGGGTCGTCCACAGTGGAGTCCCGACCTGGCGGCCGCAACGCCGCACGCACCTTGTCGTGCGCCGGGGCGAGGATCTCGCGCACGATCAGGACGCAGAGCAGCACCACGACGACGTCGCGGACGACGACCGCACCGAGGAACCAGCCCTCCGGCAGTCCCTTGTTGCCGACACCGAGGTAGTAGTACATCCGCGGCGCCCACACCATCGCGTCGAGCAGCATCCAGACCGCCAGCAGCCGCCAGCGCGGGATGGCGAGCACGGCCAACGGGACCAGCCACAGCGAGTACTGCGGGCTCCACACCTTGTTCGTGAGCAGGAACGCGGCCACCACGAGGAAGCACAACTGCGCCAGCCGGGGCCGGTACGGGGCGGCGAGCGCGAGCCACCCGATCGCCGCGCAGGCGCCGAGAAAGAGCACGAGGCTCACCGCGTTCAACACCGACGGCGCCTGCCCGAACTGGAGCTCGCCGTCGAAACCCGCCCACCCGGTGAAGTACTCGACGACGTTGTAGAGCGAGTCCGGGTCCGCCGGCCGTTCACTGTTGAGCCGGAAGAACTCCCACCAGCCCGCCGGGTACGCGAGCATGATCGGCAGGTTCACCGCCAGCCACGTCCCCGCCGCGACCAGGATGGCCTTCACCGCCTCCTGTACTCGCCCGGATCTCAGGCACAGCACCAGGATCGGCCCGAGCAGGAACAGCGGGAACAGCTTCGCGGCCCCGCCGAGCCCGAAGAGGACGCCCGCCAGGACCGGCCGTCGTCGCGCCCACGCGAGCAGGCCCGTCAACGCTCCCGCCGTGGCGAGCGTGTCGAAGTTGGTGAACGCGTGCACCAGCACCAGCGGGGACACGGCCGCCAACACCGCGTCCCAGACCCGTCTGCGGCACAACGCCACGAGCGCCCAGATCGTGGTGAGCCACGCTCCGGCGAGCCAGAGCGCGGTGGCGTTGAAGTAGACGACGACGGGCACCGAACTCGGCAGCGGAGTCCGCTCCGCGAACGTCACCCAGCCGTCGGTGATCTTCGCGTTGACCCACTGGAACAACCCGGTCAGCACCGGGTACTCCATGTACCGGACCCGCTCCTGTGGTGTCCCCTCGTTCTCCACGAACGACGTCTTGTACGGAAACGCGTCGTCCGGGGCGAGGTCGCCCACCCCGAACCGGGGAACGATGTCCGAGTAGCACATCGCCGTGTACTGCGTGCTGTTGCGCCAGTCGAGCTGCGGCCCCTGCTCGGTCTCGTAGGTCTGCAGGCACGGCGCCTTGAACAGCCACCCCGCCGCGAGTGTGAGGGTCGCGAGCAGCAGTATCACTCGCAGCGGTGTCCAGAACCGCTGACGTCCGACCTGGGCGTGCCTGCCCATGCGGCCGCCGGTGAGCCGGCTCAGCGAGCGCGCGAGCGGTTCGGTCCAGCTGGCCACGACCCGGTCCGCCGCGCCGAGCGAACGGCGATCGACTCGTGCCCCGGCCGGTGGCCGTCCCGCTTCGGAACCGTCGGACGCCGGCACGTCGTCAGGCGGCGCGGGCCGGTCGGGCGAGGTGGACACGCCCGGATGCTACGGCGCCGCTCCCACCGCCCGGTCCACGGGACACGGGACACAGGGCCGCGGAGACACCGAAGGCCGGACACCACCGTGGTGATGTCCGGCCGGCCGGGGTCAGTTGTCGGACTCGGGGTCCCTGCCTGGTGGCCCACCGGGCGGGTTACCGGCGCCTTCGCCGCTGTTGCCACCGCCCTCCTCCGGACACGGCGGCTCGAAGATCCCGCCACAGTCACCGTCGCCGCCCGGCTCGGTGGTCGGGATGCCCGGCTCCGACGACTCCGTCGGTTCCTCCGACGACGGAGGTTCCTCCGAGGGCGGCGGTTCCTCCGACGGAGGCGGTGGCTCCGACTCGGTGGACGACGGCGGTGGCGGCGGCGGCGTGCTGAACGTCGGTGCGACCCGTTGGTACTGGCCGATCGGTTCGGCGTCGGTGAACTGCTCGACGGGCTTGCCCTGGAGGTAGTTGCTCATGAACTCCTGCCAGACCTCACCCGGCAGACCCGAACCGTAGATCGGCGCTCCCGAAATGTTCTGGAGCGGCTTCACCCCGGTCTCGTCGTCGGCGCCCATGGACACCGCCGCCGAGATCTGCGGGGTGTAGCCGACCATCCAGGCCTTCGCGTTGTCCTTGGTGTCGAAGAACTGGTGCGTCCCGGTCTTCGCCGCCACCGGCCTGCCGTCGCTGAGGTTCAGCGACGCCTCCTTCGTCACGTTGAGCAGCGTCTCGGTGACGTTCGCGGCGATGTTCTTGCTCTCCTGCGGGTCCTCGGAGAACGCGGACTCGGACTGAGACCCGAAGGTCTTGTGCACCTCGCCGTCGGCCTGCACCAGGCGGTCGACGAACCGAGGCTCGGTGCGCTGACCGTCGTTGGCGAACGTCCCGTAGGCACTGGCCATGTCGATGGTGCGCACCGGGTAGCCGCCGAGCGCGATGCCGGCGTTGACGGTGCCGTCCTCGTTCTGCAGCGTCGGTTTCCCGTCGATCTCCGGGGGAATCCCGGCTTGGATCGCCGCGTCGCGGACCGCCTTCGCCCCGGTCTCGGCGAGCATGTTGACGAACACGGTGTTCACCGACTTCGTCATCGCCTCCCGCACCCCGCACTGCTCGGGGATGTCGCACTCGACACCCTCGGAGTTGTTGTACTCGGTGCCGAGGATGTCCTGCGGGGCGGAACCATCGTAGTTCTTGCCGATACCGATGCCCTGTTCGAGCGCGGCGGTGACGACGAACGGCTTGAACGACGACCCCGGTTCCTGCGGGGCGTTGGCGTAGTCGAACCCACCGACCTTGTTGCCGCCGCCGTAGTAGGCACGAACCCCGCCGGTGTTCGGATCGAGCGCGACGAGCGAGGTCTTCAGGTTGTCCGGCTGGTTACCGGTCACCTTGTCCACCGCCTGCTCGGCCGCCTGCTGCGCGGCGGGGTCGATGTTGGTGACGATGGTGAACCCGCTGCGGGCCAGGGCACTCTCGGTGTAGCCCGCCTTGTCGAGTTCGGCGAGGACCCGCTCCCGGATGTGGTACTGGGAGCCGGTCAGCTTCTCGCCACGCCACTCGAACCGGTCCCGCGTCTCCGGCAGCTGCATGGCGCTGCGTTCCTCGGCGGAGACGAAGTTGTTCACCGCCATCTGGTCGGCGACGTAGTTCCAGCGGATCTGAGCCTGTTCCGCGTCGACCCTCGGGTCGTTCTGCGTCGGCCGCTGCACCATCCCGGCGAGCACAGCCGACTCAGCGGGATTGAGATCCGTCGGCAGTTTGCCGAAGTACGCCTCCGCCGCGGCGTGGATGCCATAGGCGCCCCGCCCGTAGTAGGCGGTGTTCAAGTAGGCCTTGAGGATGTCGTCCTTCGGCTGCTCGTTGCTCATCTTGAACGCGAGCACGATCTCTTTGAACTTGCGCGTGTAGGTCGGCGCATCGTTGCCGGTGGACAACTTGATGTACTGCTGGGTCAGCGTCGAGCCACCACCCGCCGAGCCGGTGACCTGCGACCACACGGCACGGGCGATCCCCATGACGTCGAAGCCGGGGTTCTCGTAGAACGAGGCGTCCTCGGCGGCGAGAGTGGCGTCCCGCATCGCCTTCGAGACCTGCCCGACGTCCTCGATCATGGTGCGGTTGCCGCCGTCCGGGACGATGCGCGTGAGCTCCGAGCCGTCGGAGTACTGCACGGTGATCGTCTGGTCGGTGCGCGCGGCGACCTCGGCCGGGTCGTCGACGTCCCAGACGAAGTAACCGACGACGAACGCCAGCAACGGACCGACGATCATCGCCGCGAGCGCCCAGTAGCCGACGCGGCGCGCCCGGCGCCACCGGCGCTTCTTCACCGCCGCGGCGCTCATGTCCTGACCGTCCGGATCATCCGGGTCGTCCGAGTCCTGGCGTCGGCCGCGGCCGAACACGCCACCGAGCTTGCCGAACCGAGACTGCTGCTCGTCGCCGAACAGTTCGTCATGCCCGTCCCCCCGGCCGTCGTCCGGTGTCGAGTACTCGCCGCGAGCGTCACCGTAGGGGTCTTCGTCGAAGTCGTCGTAGGGGTCGTGGGCACCGTCCGAGTAGTAGTTGTAGCCGCCCTGATGCGACTGGTGGGTGATGAGTTGCGGCTCACGAGGAGAGGCCCCTCCCGCTCCTGAACCACCCGCTGCCCCGGCTCCCGCGGCAGCTCCACCAGCGGCACCGGCTCCCGCGGCAGCTCCACCCGCGGCACCGGCTCCCGCGGCACCGGCTCCCGCGGCTCCGGCCGCCGAGGCGCTCCCCGCACCGAACGCGGCAGCGCCGGCCGCTCCAGCTGCGGCAGCGCCGGCCGCGGCGGCTCCGGCGCCACCCCGGCGCGTCCGGTCCTGATCCTCGCCAGGGGCGGGCGGTCCGGGCCGAGAGCCCGAACCGACGTTCGGCATGTTCTCGGTCCGCTGCTCGCTCTGCGGCGTCTGCCGCCCTTGCTGTGCCGACGGCGGCGGCGCGGCGGCGCGGGTGTTCTCGCCACCGTGCGCGGGGTTCGGCGTGTACGACGTCGGCAGATCGAGCCTGCGTCCGCCGTCACGCGGCGGCTCCTGCGGCGGCCCGCCCTGCTGGGGCGCACCCGACTGAGACGGCTGGCCGGGCGGCGGACCCTGCGGCGGACCCGACCGGGCAGGCCCGGGCGGCGGTCCGGACGGCGGGAAGCCCGGCTGTTGAGAACCCGGCTGGGGCGGCTGGCCGGACGGGGGCGGACCCTGCGGAGGGCCCGACCGGGGAGGCCCGCCCTGGGGTGACCCCGGAGGCGGAGCGCCCGGGGGCGGCGAACCGACCGGCGGCCGCCCGGGGGGCGGGCCCGCAGGCGGACGACCCGCGCTGCGATCGGGCGCTGGTTGCTCGTCCTCGTCGTCGAAGGACGGGATCCAGGCGCCGGTGCTCTCCTGCGTCGTCTCCGGCTCCGCCGCGGGCGGCCCGGGGCCTGCGGATCGGGGCGGCTCACCCGGCCAGTTCGGGGGCGCCTCACCGCCGTCCTGCCGTGCACGCCGACCACGGGTGGGCGGTTCCTCACCCGGCCACTCGGGCCCGGCGCCTCGCTCGGGGCGCTCCGGTGCGGGGCCGGAGTCGAACCACGGCGTCGGCGGCGGACCCTGCTGCGGCGGCTGCGCACCGCCGGGCTGACCGTCGTGCGGAGAGTGCCGGGAGTGGCGACCACGGGGCCGGTCGTCACGCGCGTCGTTCACGGGAGGTCCTTCCGGGGCGAGCGTCCGAAGACGCCGAGCGGGCGCTCACGTCGTGAGTCGCGGTGCGAGACCGATCACCCGGCCGCGATGCGACTCCGGTCACTCGGCAGCGGTGCGGCGCCGGGAACGCCGCCCGCCCGCCGATCCGGTTCCCAGGACGTACGACAGCACCAGGTGGTTCCACTTGCACGTCCTGCACACCTCGACGACGTAGACGTTGAACTCCTCGAACATGCTTGCCATGCGCGAGAGCTCCTCGGTGGACCGGGCCGACCCGGACGCGTGCCGCAGCTCGTCACCGAAGATCCACGCGACCTCGGTCAACGGCTCCTTCCGGCACACCGGGCACGTGGTCTCGCTCGGTTCACCGTGAAACTTCGCCGCCCGCAGAAGATACGGGTCGGCGTCGCAGACCTCCATCACCCCGACGCGACCGGAGTGGACCTGCGCCAGCAGCGCGCGTCGCTGCAGCGCGTAGTCCACGACCTGCCGTTGGGTCCGCACGATCCTCAGGGTACGTGCCGGGGACGAACGCTCCATGGGCCGTTCAGGGCAGCGCCCGGCCGTGGTGTCACGACGAACACAGTCAGCGGATCAGGATTCGGCAGACGATATATCGGGACGATATAATGACCGGCTGGGACAGCTGTCGATACAGACCTGTACGCAGCACGATCGTGCAACGCCGTGTGCGAGATCAGTATTCGCCGTCGCGTCCGCGAGGGACGCACCGGCCGGAGTGAAGGAGGTGCCCGTGCTCGAACTCGCCCTGCTCGGCTTCCTGCACGAGGCACCGATGCACGGCTACGAACTCCGCAAACGGGTCAACGACACGCTCGGGGCGTTCCGGGCCCTGTCGTGCGGCACGTTGTACCCGACGCTGCGGCGGATGCAGCGGGCCGGGTACATCGAGGAGGATCACCGCGACCCGTCCGGCAACTGGGGGCGACGCGCCCGTCGCGTCTACCGGCTCACTCCCGACGGCGAGCGACGGTTCGCCGAACTGGTCGGCGACTGCGGGCCGCATGCCTGCGAGGACGACTCGTTCGGGGTGCACGTGGCCTTCTTCTCCCGCACCCCGGCCGACGTCCGGATGCGGAAACTGGAGGCTCGCCGCCGCCGGGTCGAGGAACGCCGCGAGGGCCTCCGGGCGTTGCTGACGGGGGCTCAACCGCAGGGGGATCGCTACACGGTCGCACTGCACCGGCTCGGGTTCGACCACACCGAGCGCGAGGTCTGCTGGCTCAACGACCTCATCGAGCACGAACGAGCCGGCGAGCACGGTTCGGGCGACACACACGACCGCAAGGACGTAGAGGACACATGACGAAAAAGGAGGGCCCGGTCATGGGCGGAGATCGTGGGAGCATCCCCAGCCGGCCGATTCGGGTGGCGATCGTCGGCATCGGGAACTGTGCCGCGTCCCTGGTGCAGGGCGTGCACTACTACGCCGACACCGAACCCGACTCCCGTGTGCCGGGTCTCATGCATGTCACGTTCGGTGACTACCACGTCCGCGACGTGCAGTTCGCCGCCGCGTTCGACGTGGACGCCAAGAAGGTCGGACGCGACCTGTCCGAAGCGATCGTGGCCAGCGAGAACAACACCGTCAAGATCACCGACGTGCCGCCGCTGGGAGTGACCGTGCAGCGCGGGCACACACTCGACGGTCTCGGCATGTTCTACCGGGACATGATCGAGGAGTCGGAGGAGCAGCCGGTCGACGTCGTTCAGGCGCTGCGGGACGCCGACGTCGACGTGCTGGTGTCGTACCTTCCGGTCGGTTCGGAGGACGCCGACAAGTACTACGCGCAGGCAGCGATCGACGCGGGTGTGGCGTTCGTCAACGCGCTGCCGGTGTTCATCGCCTCCGACCCGGAGTGGGCACGCAAGTTCACCGAGGCGGGGGTGCCGATCGTCGGCGACGACATCAAGTCGCAGATCGGGGCGACCATCACGCACCGGGTCCTGACGAAGCTCTTCGAGGACCGCGGGGTGCACGTCGACCGCACGATGCAGCTCAACGTCGGCGGGAACATGGACTTCCTGAACATGAAGGAACTGGATCGGCTGGAGTCGAAGAAGACCTCCAAGACCCGGTCGGTGACCTCGCAGGTGCAGCGCGATCTGGGTAAACGCAACGTGCACATCGGACCGTCGGACCACGTGCCGTGGCTCGACGACCGGAAGTGGGCCTACATCCGGCTGGAGGGCCGCGCCTTCGGCGACGTGCCGTTGAACCTGGAGTACAAGCTCGAAGTGTGGGACTCGCCGAACTCGGCCGGAATCATCATCGACGCGGTGCGGGCCGCGAAAATCGCGAAGGACCGGGGTGTGGGCGGCCCGATCCTGTCGGCCTCCTCGTACTTCATGAAGTCGCCGCCGGAGCAGTACGCCGACTCGGACGCCTACCAGGCCGTCGAGGACTTCATCGCCGACCGCAGCAACGAGTGACCCGAGGCGAACGGCACTCTCGCCCCACACACTCACCCGAGGCGAACGGCACTCTCGCCCCACACACTCACCCGAGGCGAACGGCACTCTCGCCCCACACACTCACCCGAGGCGAACGGCACTCTCGCCTCACCAGACGAGGCGAAAGTGCCGTTCGCCTCAGGGGTTGGGGTGGCGTGGGTCGAGGGCTGTGGTCAGGCACGGTGCGTCGACGATTTTCCCGCCACGGACGCGGCCTGACCACCGGCGGGTTCTCAGCGTCCTCCTCGCGAGGACAGCGATTTCGCTGCGTAGGTGGCTACTCGAGAAAGCGACCCCGCAGCGAGGAGGGCGGGAGAGGTTCCGCTACCCGACTCACCGAGCACCACCCTCTGAAAGATGTTTTCAGTGGGAGAGCTGCTGTTCGGCGGTGGCCAGCACCGAGTGAACACTGGCGAAGCCGTCGGTGGTGACCCAGGACACTCGCAGCTGCGGGCGAACCCGCCTGCGTCCGATCCGCATCGGCCACCCGACGACCTCCCTGGCCTGCTCGGCGATGTCCTCCCCGGTCCCGCTGGGGTGGTCGGCCACGACGGCGAACTCGTCCCCGCCGTAGCGGGCGACCGTGTAGTCGTCGCTGAGTCCCTGCCGGAGGCGCCCGGACAGGACACCGAGCAGTTCGTCACCGCCGTCGAAGCCGTGCTGCACGTTGAACTGGGCGAGGTGCCGGATGTCGATGAGGACCAGGGTGGTCAGGGCGCCGCGGGTGCGGGCGCGCACGAGGGACTGGTCGAGCCTGTCGAGCAGCAGTGCCCGGCCGGGAAGCCCGGTGAGCGGATCGAGAAGGCCACGACTGTGGGACACGCTGTGGTGAACCGGCTGCAGCAGCATGAGCACCCGATCGCGACCTTGAGCCCGGACCGGGTGGTAGTCGACCCAGATGCGGGTGACGGGTTGCCCGGTGCGTTCGATGACCAGCGGTGTGGACAGCGGAGCGCCCGCTCGGCGGACCTGGCCTGCGAGATCGGACCAGTCGGGCATCGCGGCGCCGGTGTCGTCGCGCACCGACCATCCCTCCGGACGGGTGCCGGTAAGGAGGTCGGACCTGCTCAAGTGCATGAGTTCTGCGGCGACGTCGTTGGTCGCGAGCACCTGGCCGTGGTCATCGGCGAGCAGGACACCCACGGTCATTCCACCGATGATCTCGTCCCATACCGGGGCGAGCTGGGCCGGCACACTCGTGTCGAGAAGACTCATCTGCTTCTGCCCTCCCACCGAACGGAGCAGCCGAAATGAGCCTCCCCGCCGGGTAGAGTCGAATCAAGAGGACCACTAACACCCGTAACGGTGGTTCTTTCGGCAACGATGTAACCGAGGGTGACAGACCCGGTGGACGTTGCGGCGTCGCACGATGCGCCACTCCGGATCACGCACGCGGACTCGGAGATTTCGGCCAGGCACTGGAAAGATCGACATTCGGACCCTCTACCCTGGATAGGCTGCCCGCGTCCACACACCGGATCGTTCGCTCGAAATTGCCCGAGGTGGGCCTGCAGCCTACCCATCTGTGCCCGGTCGCCCCTGGATGGTGAGTCGTGACCGTGACTGGACGGAATCCAGCCGAAATCACGCTGCGCGAACGTCTCTACCAGCAGCGACAGCTGATCGCCGTGATCGCGGTGTGCGAAATCGTCGCGCTGATCACGGTGTCGGCGATCAACCCGCACGACCACATCGACGGCGAGGTGTACCGGCTCGGCGCACGAGCGTGGCTCGACGGCAAGGACATCTACCAGAACCTGCCGCCGACCGAGTCCGGCATGGCGCTGCCGTTCATCTACCCGCCGTTCGCGGCCATCGTGTTCAGCCCGCTGGCGTTGGTTCCCAAGGTCGCCAGCACCGTCATCATCTCGCTCACCACGCATCTCGCGCTGCTGGCGACGCTGTACGTGGTCCTGAGTGCGTCGACGTTCATGATCGCGCACCGGGACAAGATCGTCCTTGTCACCGCCGCGATCCTGCCGTTGGCGACGGTGACCGAGCCGGTGCTGGAGACGATCACCTACGCGCAGATCAACGTCGTGCTCATGGCGCTGGTCGCCGTGGACTGTCTGTGGCGGATCCGCGGACCGAAGAAGCTGCCGTACCCGCGCGGCATGCTCATCGGGATCGCGGCCGGGCTGAAACTGACACCGCTGGTCTTCCTGCTGTTCCTGCTGCTGCGCCGGGACGGCCGGTCGATCGCGGTGGCGCTCGGGACGTTCGCGGCCACCATCGTGCTCGGAGTGGCGCTCGCCTTCGAGAACGCCGGACAGTTCTGGTTCAAGCAGATGCTGGCCACCAGCAACGTCTCCTTCGGCAAGCTCACCGGGGACGCCTCCACGTATGCGGGTAACCAGTCGATCCGCTCGATGCTGAGCAAGTGGACCGTCCCGGACCAGCTGCTCACGGTGGTGTGGGTGCTCGCGGCGCTGCTGGTGCTCGCTTTGGCCGTCGCCGGGATGGTCCAAGCACTGCGCAAGAGCGACCCGGCGCTGGCACTGACGCTCAACGCCGTGGCCGGGCTGCTCATCTCCCCGGTCTCGTGGTTCCACCACTGGGTGTGGGCCGTCCCGGCGCTGATCCTGCTGCTCGGAGGCGCGGTCGTCGCACGGAACTGGGCCACGGCGCTGGCCGGAGCGTTGGCTGCGGCGCTGTTCACCCTCGCGCCGCACTTCAAGGTGCCGCAGGGCAAGGGCCGGGAACTGACGTGGAACGTGTTCACCCAGTTCGTCGGGAACGCCTACGTGTACCTGGGCCTGGCGCTGCTGCTCTACGCCGCTTACCAGTGGTGGGACGCGCGACGCACGGACCAGCACGTCGAACCCGACCCGGCCGCGGTCGACCAACCCCGCCTCTGACGGCATCTGGGAACTGGCAGTTGTGCCCGTAGGGCACGGTCTCGCGTGCTCAGCCTGAGAAGCTGCCCCTCCGCACGACGAAGCCGGCCCAGGAGCGTGCTCCTGGGCCGGCTCTCTATCGGGAACGCCGGTCAGACCGTCACGCGGGGGAGCGGACGGGTCTCGTCGACGACGCGGGAGGGGGACGCGTCGAGACCCGGCGTCGGCACTGTCTCGCCCTGCGCGACCGTGAGGTCGGGCAGCCCGTCGAGCACCGGCAGCGCCATGGGCGCGGAGGCGCGCGGTGCGGGTGCGGTGCGGAACGGGTTCTGGGTGACGAGCTCGCGCTCGTCTGCGGCGGCGCGGAGTTCGTCGAGAACCACGTAGTGCACGTCCGCGAACTCCGGGGTGCGGGAGAACCCGGGTACGTGCGGGACGGCCGGCGGCTCGGTCTCGGCCGCACGTGGCAACGGCAACCGGTTGCCCTCGAGCGCCTCGGAGATTCGATCCGGCGAGGGCAGCGTGGTCGCACCACCGTCCAGCGCGTGCAGGTCGCCGAGCCCGGGCACAGGCGCCTCGACGCCCGGCCGTTCCTGGGTGACCAGCGCGCGTGTCAGGGTCGGCACGTCGGTGGCCTGTT
Coding sequences within it:
- a CDS encoding glycosyltransferase family 87 protein produces the protein MSTSPDRPAPPDDVPASDGSEAGRPPAGARVDRRSLGAADRVVASWTEPLARSLSRLTGGRMGRHAQVGRQRFWTPLRVILLLATLTLAAGWLFKAPCLQTYETEQGPQLDWRNSTQYTAMCYSDIVPRFGVGDLAPDDAFPYKTSFVENEGTPQERVRYMEYPVLTGLFQWVNAKITDGWVTFAERTPLPSSVPVVVYFNATALWLAGAWLTTIWALVALCRRRVWDAVLAAVSPLVLVHAFTNFDTLATAGALTGLLAWARRRPVLAGVLFGLGGAAKLFPLFLLGPILVLCLRSGRVQEAVKAILVAAGTWLAVNLPIMLAYPAGWWEFFRLNSERPADPDSLYNVVEYFTGWAGFDGELQFGQAPSVLNAVSLVLFLGACAAIGWLALAAPYRPRLAQLCFLVVAAFLLTNKVWSPQYSLWLVPLAVLAIPRWRLLAVWMLLDAMVWAPRMYYYLGVGNKGLPEGWFLGAVVVRDVVVVLLCVLIVREILAPAHDKVRAALRPPGRDSTVDDPCGGPFDGTPDRFVLPGLKGRAG
- a CDS encoding transglycosylase domain-containing protein, whose translation is MNDARDDRPRGRHSRHSPHDGQPGGAQPPQQGPPPTPWFDSGPAPERPERGAGPEWPGEEPPTRGRRARQDGGEAPPNWPGEPPRSAGPGPPAAEPETTQESTGAWIPSFDDEDEQPAPDRSAGRPPAGPPPGRPPVGSPPPGAPPPGSPQGGPPRSGPPQGPPPSGQPPQPGSQQPGFPPSGPPPGPARSGPPQGPPPGQPSQSGAPQQGGPPQEPPRDGGRRLDLPTSYTPNPAHGGENTRAAAPPPSAQQGRQTPQSEQRTENMPNVGSGSRPGPPAPGEDQDRTRRGGAGAAAAGAAAAGAAGAAAFGAGSASAAGAAGAGAAGAGAAGGAAAGAGAAGGAAAGAGAAGGSGAGGASPREPQLITHQSHQGGYNYYSDGAHDPYDDFDEDPYGDARGEYSTPDDGRGDGHDELFGDEQQSRFGKLGGVFGRGRRQDSDDPDDPDGQDMSAAAVKKRRWRRARRVGYWALAAMIVGPLLAFVVGYFVWDVDDPAEVAARTDQTITVQYSDGSELTRIVPDGGNRTMIEDVGQVSKAMRDATLAAEDASFYENPGFDVMGIARAVWSQVTGSAGGGSTLTQQYIKLSTGNDAPTYTRKFKEIVLAFKMSNEQPKDDILKAYLNTAYYGRGAYGIHAAAEAYFGKLPTDLNPAESAVLAGMVQRPTQNDPRVDAEQAQIRWNYVADQMAVNNFVSAEERSAMQLPETRDRFEWRGEKLTGSQYHIRERVLAELDKAGYTESALARSGFTIVTNIDPAAQQAAEQAVDKVTGNQPDNLKTSLVALDPNTGGVRAYYGGGNKVGGFDYANAPQEPGSSFKPFVVTAALEQGIGIGKNYDGSAPQDILGTEYNNSEGVECDIPEQCGVREAMTKSVNTVFVNMLAETGAKAVRDAAIQAGIPPEIDGKPTLQNEDGTVNAGIALGGYPVRTIDMASAYGTFANDGQRTEPRFVDRLVQADGEVHKTFGSQSESAFSEDPQESKNIAANVTETLLNVTKEASLNLSDGRPVAAKTGTHQFFDTKDNAKAWMVGYTPQISAAVSMGADDETGVKPLQNISGAPIYGSGLPGEVWQEFMSNYLQGKPVEQFTDAEPIGQYQRVAPTFSTPPPPPPSSTESEPPPPSEEPPPSEEPPSSEEPTESSEPGIPTTEPGGDGDCGGIFEPPCPEEGGGNSGEGAGNPPGGPPGRDPESDN
- a CDS encoding DUF5318 domain-containing protein, which produces MRTQRQVVDYALQRRALLAQVHSGRVGVMEVCDADPYLLRAAKFHGEPSETTCPVCRKEPLTEVAWIFGDELRHASGSARSTEELSRMASMFEEFNVYVVEVCRTCKWNHLVLSYVLGTGSAGGRRSRRRTAAE
- a CDS encoding PadR family transcriptional regulator, translated to MLELALLGFLHEAPMHGYELRKRVNDTLGAFRALSCGTLYPTLRRMQRAGYIEEDHRDPSGNWGRRARRVYRLTPDGERRFAELVGDCGPHACEDDSFGVHVAFFSRTPADVRMRKLEARRRRVEERREGLRALLTGAQPQGDRYTVALHRLGFDHTEREVCWLNDLIEHERAGEHGSGDTHDRKDVEDT
- a CDS encoding inositol-3-phosphate synthase codes for the protein MGGDRGSIPSRPIRVAIVGIGNCAASLVQGVHYYADTEPDSRVPGLMHVTFGDYHVRDVQFAAAFDVDAKKVGRDLSEAIVASENNTVKITDVPPLGVTVQRGHTLDGLGMFYRDMIEESEEQPVDVVQALRDADVDVLVSYLPVGSEDADKYYAQAAIDAGVAFVNALPVFIASDPEWARKFTEAGVPIVGDDIKSQIGATITHRVLTKLFEDRGVHVDRTMQLNVGGNMDFLNMKELDRLESKKTSKTRSVTSQVQRDLGKRNVHIGPSDHVPWLDDRKWAYIRLEGRAFGDVPLNLEYKLEVWDSPNSAGIIIDAVRAAKIAKDRGVGGPILSASSYFMKSPPEQYADSDAYQAVEDFIADRSNE
- a CDS encoding GGDEF domain-containing protein → MSLLDTSVPAQLAPVWDEIIGGMTVGVLLADDHGQVLATNDVAAELMHLSRSDLLTGTRPEGWSVRDDTGAAMPDWSDLAGQVRRAGAPLSTPLVIERTGQPVTRIWVDYHPVRAQGRDRVLMLLQPVHHSVSHSRGLLDPLTGLPGRALLLDRLDQSLVRARTRGALTTLVLIDIRHLAQFNVQHGFDGGDELLGVLSGRLRQGLSDDYTVARYGGDEFAVVADHPSGTGEDIAEQAREVVGWPMRIGRRRVRPQLRVSWVTTDGFASVHSVLATAEQQLSH
- a CDS encoding glycosyltransferase 87 family protein, which gives rise to MTVTGRNPAEITLRERLYQQRQLIAVIAVCEIVALITVSAINPHDHIDGEVYRLGARAWLDGKDIYQNLPPTESGMALPFIYPPFAAIVFSPLALVPKVASTVIISLTTHLALLATLYVVLSASTFMIAHRDKIVLVTAAILPLATVTEPVLETITYAQINVVLMALVAVDCLWRIRGPKKLPYPRGMLIGIAAGLKLTPLVFLLFLLLRRDGRSIAVALGTFAATIVLGVALAFENAGQFWFKQMLATSNVSFGKLTGDASTYAGNQSIRSMLSKWTVPDQLLTVVWVLAALLVLALAVAGMVQALRKSDPALALTLNAVAGLLISPVSWFHHWVWAVPALILLLGGAVVARNWATALAGALAAALFTLAPHFKVPQGKGRELTWNVFTQFVGNAYVYLGLALLLYAAYQWWDARRTDQHVEPDPAAVDQPRL